Proteins encoded by one window of Blautia argi:
- a CDS encoding LTA synthase family protein, protein MKKTKLGKYKFQDVGNKLYKKFFEKSSKVRILGAAAVFLIYIFFWNFMDTQMKAETENLGGLFTLDGILILGLMIKFRIPDKVKEYLSLFLFLGAPAFCVGVIESLHDNSVAKMQFLFVFLNYFLILTVFMLLYFLFNNTAWTVAAGTGIFTFYGLLYSFVKEFRGNGLRAADIYAVKTAANVAEGYTLDFTEERMQVLLWAILLVLTGFYIFRKNKKRVRIITGAVSLCFISILSLLIADEPFLEEYSVKPYLWELEVSEKDHGAFLDFAVGLPFLKVEKPEGYEQEAVKSSEAAKGSREGRGLKVETSENIKKPHIIAIMNESFSDFRKLGAIETNRPFMPNWDNRQENVIKGFVSVPIFGGWTANSEFEFLTGFSNAFFPSGTIPFQNYVKQGTPSLNSQLKAHGYTSVFMHPMDSSGWNRKNVYEFLGFDEALYLDDMKNPETLRGVVSDRGDYKILKEEFEKHKKNGPLFLFNVTMQNHGGYTGSGMPNPIQITNPGENFVGAEEYLTLVEESDKALEELLQYFEQEEEPVVVCVFGDHYPKVEEEIYEALEDTVAGTPAEKTSLKYQVPFMIYANYDIAEKQYENISLNYLSTLLCETAGISLTDYQKYLENLYESYPVVNVYGVKNSQGEWFTWDEASEFEEIREYEKIQYRNLFDNN, encoded by the coding sequence ATGAAAAAGACGAAATTGGGAAAATATAAATTTCAAGATGTTGGAAACAAGTTATATAAAAAATTTTTTGAGAAAAGCAGCAAAGTCAGAATTCTGGGTGCGGCAGCAGTTTTCTTAATATATATATTTTTCTGGAATTTTATGGATACACAGATGAAAGCAGAAACAGAGAATCTTGGTGGTCTGTTTACTTTAGATGGAATTTTGATTTTAGGGCTGATGATAAAGTTCAGAATACCGGATAAGGTAAAGGAGTATTTGTCCTTGTTTTTATTTCTGGGAGCGCCGGCATTTTGCGTAGGGGTTATCGAATCCCTTCATGATAATTCTGTGGCAAAGATGCAGTTTTTATTTGTATTTTTAAATTATTTTCTGATACTGACCGTTTTTATGCTTCTGTATTTTCTTTTCAATAATACAGCCTGGACAGTCGCGGCGGGAACCGGAATTTTTACCTTTTATGGATTGTTGTACAGCTTTGTCAAGGAGTTTCGGGGAAACGGACTTCGGGCAGCGGATATCTATGCAGTGAAGACAGCCGCTAATGTGGCAGAAGGATATACTTTAGATTTTACGGAAGAAAGAATGCAGGTTCTTTTATGGGCAATCCTGCTGGTGCTTACAGGATTTTATATTTTCCGTAAAAATAAAAAAAGAGTCCGAATCATAACAGGCGCAGTCAGTTTATGTTTTATCAGTATTCTATCCCTGCTAATAGCAGATGAACCTTTTTTGGAGGAATACTCTGTAAAGCCGTATTTATGGGAATTGGAGGTCAGTGAAAAAGACCATGGCGCGTTTTTGGATTTTGCAGTAGGGCTTCCGTTTTTAAAGGTGGAAAAACCGGAAGGATATGAGCAGGAGGCAGTAAAATCTTCAGAAGCTGCAAAGGGAAGCCGGGAAGGACGGGGATTGAAGGTGGAAACCTCAGAGAATATAAAAAAACCCCATATTATAGCCATTATGAATGAATCCTTTTCGGATTTCAGAAAGCTTGGGGCTATAGAAACCAACAGGCCATTTATGCCAAACTGGGACAACAGACAGGAAAATGTTATCAAAGGGTTTGTGAGTGTACCGATTTTTGGAGGGTGGACGGCAAATTCTGAGTTTGAATTCCTGACAGGCTTTTCCAATGCGTTTTTCCCAAGCGGAACCATTCCTTTTCAAAACTATGTAAAGCAGGGAACTCCCAGTCTGAACAGTCAGTTGAAAGCGCATGGATATACTTCTGTATTTATGCACCCCATGGACAGCAGTGGCTGGAATCGAAAAAATGTATATGAATTTTTGGGCTTTGATGAGGCATTGTATCTGGATGATATGAAAAACCCGGAAACTCTGAGAGGAGTAGTGTCTGACAGAGGAGATTACAAAATTCTGAAAGAAGAATTTGAAAAGCATAAAAAGAACGGTCCACTCTTTCTATTTAATGTAACCATGCAGAACCATGGAGGATATACAGGAAGCGGTATGCCGAATCCCATACAAATTACAAATCCGGGAGAAAATTTTGTAGGGGCGGAAGAATATCTTACTCTGGTAGAGGAGTCTGATAAAGCTCTGGAAGAATTGCTGCAGTATTTTGAACAGGAGGAAGAACCTGTAGTTGTCTGTGTATTTGGCGACCATTACCCCAAAGTGGAAGAAGAGATTTACGAGGCACTGGAAGATACTGTTGCGGGAACTCCTGCAGAAAAAACATCGCTGAAATACCAGGTTCCCTTTATGATTTATGCAAACTACGATATCGCAGAAAAGCAGTATGAAAACATCAGTCTGAACTATCTGTCCACTCTTCTCTGTGAAACTGCGGGAATTTCGCTTACAGATTATCAGAAGTATCTGGAAAATTTGTATGAGAGCTATCCGGTAGTCAATGTTTATGGTGTGAAAAACAGTCAGGGAGAATGGTTTACCTGGGACGAGGCATCAGAATTTGAAGAAATCCGGGAATATGAGAAAATCCAGTATCGAAATTTGTTTGATAACAACTGA
- a CDS encoding polysaccharide biosynthesis protein, translating to MIEKFFMPSNHNMKRTYIWTVLAGSVYAGSSFLMSMFTSKCIGVAEAGILALALTIGNQLVTIGFYNIRTFQVSDVTEKYTFSDYCFLRVITVSAMLLVGFVWVLKDSHRGVKLAAISFAILFRAIEAVSDLLEGRYQQKGRYDVACKGVFVKVLSYLAAFLITLFITKNIGHCSGRSCSNLSDCALYSRQ from the coding sequence ATGATTGAAAAATTTTTTATGCCCTCCAACCACAATATGAAACGGACGTATATCTGGACCGTACTTGCAGGTTCTGTTTATGCAGGAAGCTCGTTTTTGATGTCCATGTTTACCTCCAAGTGTATTGGTGTGGCAGAAGCGGGAATATTAGCACTGGCGTTGACGATTGGAAATCAGTTGGTAACCATTGGATTTTACAATATCCGTACCTTTCAGGTGTCAGATGTAACAGAAAAGTATACCTTCAGTGATTATTGCTTTCTGCGTGTGATTACAGTTTCTGCCATGCTGCTTGTAGGTTTTGTTTGGGTGTTAAAGGATTCACACAGAGGAGTAAAGCTGGCGGCTATCAGCTTTGCCATTCTTTTTCGTGCCATAGAGGCTGTATCAGATTTGCTGGAAGGAAGATATCAGCAAAAGGGCAGGTATGATGTGGCATGCAAAGGCGTGTTTGTCAAGGTATTGTCTTATCTGGCAGCTTTTCTGATTACACTTTTTATTACAAAGAACATTGGCCATTGCTCTGGGCGCTCTTGCAGTAACTTATCTGATTGTGCTTTGTATAGTCGACAGTAG
- a CDS encoding DUF2304 domain-containing protein: MNIRIQVLIVAVALLCMFYVINKIRNKGIELKYSLIWLALGVGILLFTCFPQLTKWLAHMLGISQPMNMLFFAGFCFMLPIIFSLSVSVSKLSNKVKRLTQEVALLEEEKRKENEGDREIE, from the coding sequence ATGAATATTCGTATTCAGGTTTTAATTGTAGCGGTTGCTCTTCTGTGTATGTTTTATGTGATAAACAAAATCAGAAATAAGGGAATTGAACTGAAATACAGCCTTATCTGGCTTGCTTTGGGAGTAGGGATTCTTCTTTTTACCTGTTTTCCACAGCTGACAAAGTGGCTGGCACATATGCTGGGAATCAGTCAGCCAATGAACATGCTGTTTTTTGCAGGATTCTGCTTTATGCTTCCTATTATTTTTTCTTTATCTGTGTCAGTTTCCAAGCTGTCCAATAAGGTGAAGAGGCTGACCCAGGAGGTAGCGCTTTTGGAGGAAGAGAAGAGGAAAGAAAATGAAGGCGACAGGGAGATTGAATAA
- a CDS encoding lipopolysaccharide biosynthesis protein, whose protein sequence is MAIALGALAVTYLIVLCIVDSRLIGRFGGVSFHTTFMRQKGLLLEGLPLFVNAFLNAYIINASKYALDKYYDSETLGIFNVLYMMAFVVNMFASFVLKPIISVLAEKYVKQDISGFVKLVVRQIVVILLVTSVCIAGAWLLGVPVLGFLFGVDLTNYKGALCVVLISGGFTALYQLLQYGIIIMRHQYSTFVCCGLTVVLTYLVTPVLTKRYAVMGASASYTISIGFMSALFLGFFIYHLQKDRKQMKHRD, encoded by the coding sequence TTGGCCATTGCTCTGGGCGCTCTTGCAGTAACTTATCTGATTGTGCTTTGTATAGTCGACAGTAGGCTGATTGGAAGATTTGGAGGTGTTTCTTTCCATACGACCTTTATGCGGCAGAAAGGATTGCTGCTGGAGGGACTGCCTTTGTTTGTCAATGCATTTTTAAACGCCTATATTATTAATGCCTCTAAGTATGCGTTGGATAAATATTATGATTCGGAAACCCTGGGTATTTTCAATGTATTATATATGATGGCGTTTGTGGTAAATATGTTTGCTTCCTTTGTATTAAAGCCCATTATCTCTGTTCTGGCAGAAAAATATGTGAAACAAGATATTTCCGGCTTCGTGAAGCTGGTTGTCAGACAGATTGTTGTTATTTTGCTGGTGACCTCTGTGTGTATCGCAGGAGCCTGGCTTTTGGGTGTGCCGGTGCTGGGCTTTTTATTTGGCGTGGACTTGACAAATTACAAAGGTGCGCTGTGTGTGGTTCTGATTAGCGGCGGCTTTACGGCGCTTTATCAGCTTTTGCAGTATGGAATTATTATTATGCGTCATCAGTATAGCACCTTTGTCTGCTGCGGTCTGACAGTAGTGCTCACATATCTTGTAACTCCGGTGCTGACAAAGCGGTATGCAGTAATGGGGGCATCGGCCAGTTATACGATTTCAATAGGATTTATGTCAGCTCTGTTTCTGGGCTTTTTTATCTATCATCTACAAAAAGACAGAAAACAGATGAAACACAGAGATTAA
- a CDS encoding glycosyltransferase family 4 protein: MALGDEVLVVTNNDVKEKSFEVMDGIGVLRLPCFNVMGGRYPVTKPDKAFRNHLKKLWEKEFDLVLINARFYPHTLLGAWFAKKKGIRCVILDHGTSHMTVGRKLPDLAFAAVEHVITWGDKWLCKEYFGVSKACCKWLEHFHIQAEGVLYNAVDAEKIARLAQEPVKDYRNAYSLSEDTVLIVYTGRLLKEKGIFKLIEAVEKIESDKKVCLFLAGDGEEMEAVKVRESERIKPLGRLDFKDIVSLLGQAEIYCLPTEYPEGFPTSVLEAAAAGCYVITTNRGGSGELILDKSYGTILENVTVQNLKQELERALEQKEECRLAARKAQKRVHELFTWDKTAQKVHNLAEQGVAK; encoded by the coding sequence ATGGCTTTGGGAGATGAAGTGTTGGTAGTTACTAATAATGATGTAAAAGAAAAGAGTTTTGAAGTTATGGACGGAATCGGCGTGCTGCGTCTGCCCTGCTTTAATGTTATGGGAGGCAGATATCCGGTGACAAAACCGGACAAAGCATTCCGAAATCATTTGAAAAAGCTCTGGGAAAAGGAGTTTGACCTGGTGTTGATTAACGCAAGATTCTATCCTCATACACTTTTAGGTGCATGGTTTGCAAAGAAAAAAGGGATTCGGTGTGTGATTTTAGACCACGGAACCAGCCATATGACGGTGGGAAGAAAGCTGCCGGATTTGGCTTTTGCAGCAGTAGAACATGTGATAACCTGGGGTGATAAATGGCTCTGCAAGGAATATTTCGGTGTGTCAAAGGCATGCTGCAAATGGCTGGAGCATTTTCACATTCAGGCAGAGGGTGTTTTGTATAATGCGGTTGATGCAGAAAAAATAGCCCGTCTGGCTCAAGAACCGGTAAAGGATTATCGGAATGCCTACAGCCTTTCAGAGGATACGGTTTTGATTGTGTATACAGGAAGACTTTTGAAGGAAAAGGGAATTTTTAAGCTCATAGAAGCTGTGGAAAAAATAGAGAGTGACAAAAAGGTCTGTCTGTTTCTTGCAGGAGATGGAGAGGAAATGGAGGCAGTAAAAGTGCGGGAGAGTGAAAGAATAAAACCTCTCGGAAGGCTGGATTTTAAGGACATTGTTTCTCTTTTGGGACAGGCTGAGATTTACTGTCTTCCGACAGAATACCCGGAAGGCTTTCCCACGTCTGTGCTGGAGGCAGCAGCGGCAGGGTGCTATGTTATAACAACCAACCGCGGCGGTTCCGGAGAACTGATTTTAGATAAGAGCTATGGAACCATTCTTGAGAATGTGACGGTTCAAAATCTGAAACAGGAGCTGGAACGCGCTCTGGAACAGAAAGAGGAATGCAGGCTTGCAGCACGAAAAGCACAAAAGCGGGTGCATGAGCTTTTTACCTGGGATAAGACAGCGCAGAAGGTACACAATCTTGCAGAACAAGGAGTAGCAAAATGA
- a CDS encoding glycosyltransferase family 2 protein, translated as MRKRKLIIIPAYNESACIEKTVKDIQKYAPEFDYVVINDCSTDNTREICEQHGFHLINLPVNLGIGGAVQTGYLYGYRNGYEMAVQVDGDGQHDPAFLKEMAEILEKEGLDMVIGSRFIEKKGFQSSSMRRVGIRYFSALIKLLTRARITDPTSGLRMVNRRVMKEFAHNYPKDYPEPESVVAILERGCKVKEIPVVMRERMGGVSSISMKKSVYYMVKVSLAIVIEKIRGGKK; from the coding sequence ATGAGAAAGAGGAAATTAATTATTATTCCTGCTTATAACGAAAGCGCCTGTATAGAAAAAACGGTAAAGGATATTCAGAAATATGCTCCAGAGTTTGATTATGTGGTGATTAATGACTGTTCTACAGACAATACCAGAGAAATCTGTGAACAGCACGGATTTCATCTGATAAATCTTCCGGTGAATCTGGGAATTGGGGGAGCGGTTCAGACGGGATATTTGTATGGATATCGGAACGGCTATGAAATGGCAGTTCAGGTAGACGGTGATGGACAGCATGATCCTGCATTTTTAAAAGAAATGGCAGAAATTCTGGAGAAAGAAGGGCTGGATATGGTGATTGGTTCCCGGTTTATTGAGAAAAAGGGATTTCAGTCTTCCAGTATGAGAAGAGTGGGAATTCGTTATTTCAGCGCATTGATTAAACTGCTGACCAGAGCCCGTATCACAGACCCGACTTCTGGTCTGCGTATGGTAAACAGGAGGGTTATGAAGGAATTTGCACACAATTATCCTAAGGATTACCCGGAACCGGAAAGCGTAGTGGCAATTTTGGAAAGAGGTTGTAAAGTGAAGGAAATTCCGGTAGTTATGCGGGAACGTATGGGCGGTGTATCTTCCATTTCTATGAAGAAATCTGTGTATTATATGGTGAAGGTTTCGCTGGCTATTGTGATTGAGAAAATCAGAGGAGGGAAAAAATGA
- the lepA gene encoding translation elongation factor 4 translates to MPFIDQSKIRNFCIIAHIDHGKSTLADRIIEKTGLLTNREMQAQVLDNMDLERERGITIKSQAVRIVYKAQDGEEYIFNLIDTPGHVDFNYEVSRSLAACDGAILVVDAAQGIEAQTLANVYLALDHDLDVFPVINKIDLPSADPERVINEIEDVIGIEAQDAPLISAKTGLNVEEVLEQIVTKIPAPKGSPENPLQALIFDSVYDSYKGVIVFCRIKEGTVKKGTKIRMMATGAVEEVVEVGYFGAGQFIPCEELSAGMVGYITASIKNVKDTRVGDTITDNDGPCAEPLPGYKKVNPMVFCGVYPADGAKYQDLREALEKLQLNDASLFFEPETSIALGFGFRCGFLGLLHLEIIQERLEREYNLDLVTTAPGVVYKVHKTNGEVIDLTNPSNLPDPSEIEYMEEPMVKAEIMVTTEFIGPIMDLCQERRGQYQGMEYMETTRALLHYHLPLNEIIYDFFDALKSRSRGYASFDYEMLGYEQSNLVKLDILVNKEEVDALSFIVFADSAYERGRKMCEKLKEEIPRQLFEIPIQAAVGSKIIARETVKAMRKDVLAKCYGGDISRKRKLLEKQKEGKKRMRQIGNVEIPQKAFMSVLKLDDK, encoded by the coding sequence ATGCCATTTATAGACCAGAGCAAAATTCGTAATTTTTGTATTATTGCCCATATTGACCATGGAAAGTCCACACTTGCGGATAGAATTATTGAAAAGACAGGACTTCTGACAAACCGCGAGATGCAGGCACAGGTTCTGGACAATATGGATTTGGAACGGGAACGAGGCATTACCATTAAATCTCAGGCTGTGCGTATTGTATATAAAGCACAGGACGGAGAAGAATATATTTTTAACCTGATTGATACACCGGGACATGTGGATTTTAACTATGAGGTGTCCAGAAGTCTTGCGGCCTGCGATGGCGCTATTTTAGTAGTGGACGCTGCCCAGGGCATTGAAGCCCAGACGCTTGCTAACGTGTATCTGGCATTAGACCATGATTTGGACGTTTTTCCGGTTATAAATAAGATTGACCTGCCAAGCGCAGATCCGGAGAGAGTTATTAATGAAATTGAGGACGTTATCGGTATTGAAGCCCAGGATGCACCTCTGATTTCCGCAAAGACAGGACTTAACGTGGAAGAGGTTTTGGAGCAGATTGTAACCAAAATTCCGGCGCCAAAGGGCAGCCCGGAGAATCCTCTTCAGGCATTGATTTTTGACTCTGTATATGATTCTTATAAAGGGGTTATTGTTTTTTGCAGAATTAAAGAGGGAACTGTGAAAAAAGGCACAAAAATCCGTATGATGGCAACCGGAGCAGTGGAAGAGGTTGTGGAAGTGGGGTATTTCGGTGCAGGACAGTTTATTCCCTGTGAAGAGCTTTCAGCAGGTATGGTAGGTTATATTACTGCCAGCATTAAAAATGTAAAGGATACCAGAGTAGGTGATACCATTACAGACAATGACGGTCCCTGTGCAGAGCCTCTGCCGGGTTATAAAAAGGTGAATCCAATGGTATTCTGCGGGGTATATCCGGCAGATGGAGCCAAATATCAGGACTTGCGTGAAGCCCTGGAGAAGCTGCAGTTAAATGATGCTTCTTTGTTTTTTGAACCGGAAACCTCCATTGCCCTGGGATTTGGATTCCGTTGCGGATTTTTAGGACTTTTGCATCTGGAGATTATCCAGGAAAGACTAGAGCGAGAGTACAACCTGGATTTAGTGACAACCGCGCCAGGCGTTGTGTATAAAGTGCATAAAACCAATGGAGAAGTCATTGATTTGACTAATCCGTCAAATTTGCCGGATCCTTCGGAAATTGAATACATGGAAGAACCTATGGTAAAGGCAGAGATCATGGTGACGACAGAGTTTATCGGGCCGATTATGGATCTGTGCCAGGAAAGAAGAGGGCAGTATCAGGGCATGGAGTACATGGAAACCACAAGAGCGCTTTTGCACTATCATTTGCCGTTGAATGAAATTATTTATGACTTCTTTGACGCTTTGAAATCCCGTTCCAGAGGCTATGCGTCCTTTGATTATGAAATGCTGGGATACGAGCAGAGTAATCTTGTGAAGCTGGATATTCTGGTAAATAAAGAAGAAGTAGACGCTCTGTCCTTTATTGTGTTTGCGGATTCTGCTTACGAGCGAGGCAGAAAAATGTGTGAAAAACTGAAAGAAGAAATTCCAAGACAGCTTTTTGAAATTCCTATTCAGGCAGCAGTGGGAAGCAAGATTATTGCCAGAGAAACCGTAAAAGCCATGAGAAAAGACGTGCTGGCAAAATGTTACGGCGGCGATATTTCCCGTAAGAGAAAGCTTCTGGAAAAGCAGAAGGAAGGAAAGAAAAGAATGCGCCAGATTGGAAATGTAGAAATTCCGCAGAAGGCATTTATGAGCGTATTAAAGCTGGACGATAAATAA
- a CDS encoding DUF2142 domain-containing protein, with product MKKNNWKAYLLRVILILGIGLLAGTIAESLYELNTCRRAKKGGYEIEKEEISKQNITIIDNGVVAEGEQKTKTIHVQIPERYVNKLRYDYSSEVTFTPNIQINTKDIYKNPEMRTIKDISRYNLNESVINIKDYVTEVRIIVPSNVEIGKIIVDNTWDFNWYRVFYISIFVSLILFVINFRGVLAKKIEYGFAVISLSCGLLFIAIQPPECVSWDEHIHFSKTFDWFENGIADRSISEDYIYNNQEDFERSAFFSKEEKSMQIEYLNENADTVASTYERNAFSLNAVGEFHMAFLVKVVKHLGLSFYGQYLVAKIANLLLYTILMFFAIRIAPIGKKFLAVTALMPSAMLQSVSITYDVVVIGFTVLGFTCIVKEFYEIQTKFTWKKLFFITMIFVIGSCPKPVYIFLLATLLALPKTKFSSGKQRILMKGIIVIVCLCMIMTMLLPAAAGAVEGDERGGDTNVMEQFALVLTHPFAYIKIFFKDVWSSLDAYLFGSESLGFLAYANMHPWTSFLGVFSIGVALTEKKKELVLKGKTKIMYKVWLGTLIFVVIGLIWSSLYIVFTPVGATSILGVQARYYLPLLYPLCMAFYSEKIEGKWNEKTYTMIILLVMLWVTHGAFYQQYFLTYCQ from the coding sequence ATGAAAAAAAATAACTGGAAGGCTTATTTACTTAGAGTGATTCTTATTTTAGGTATTGGTTTGTTGGCAGGAACGATAGCGGAATCATTATATGAATTGAATACATGTCGCAGAGCCAAAAAAGGCGGTTATGAGATAGAAAAAGAAGAAATTTCCAAGCAAAACATTACAATTATTGACAATGGGGTTGTGGCGGAAGGAGAGCAAAAAACAAAAACAATTCATGTGCAAATTCCAGAAAGATATGTGAATAAGCTGAGATATGACTATAGCAGCGAAGTGACTTTTACACCTAACATACAGATAAATACAAAGGATATTTATAAGAATCCGGAAATGCGCACAATAAAAGACATTAGTCGATATAATTTGAATGAGTCCGTAATAAATATTAAAGATTATGTGACAGAAGTAAGAATTATAGTTCCGAGTAATGTGGAGATTGGAAAAATTATTGTTGATAATACATGGGATTTTAACTGGTACCGAGTATTTTATATCAGTATATTTGTTTCTTTAATCCTATTTGTTATTAACTTCAGAGGGGTACTTGCAAAAAAAATTGAGTATGGGTTTGCTGTAATAAGTTTGAGCTGCGGTCTTCTTTTTATAGCCATACAACCGCCGGAATGTGTGAGTTGGGACGAGCATATTCACTTTAGTAAAACTTTTGATTGGTTTGAGAATGGTATAGCAGATAGAAGCATATCAGAAGATTATATTTATAATAATCAAGAGGATTTTGAACGTTCCGCCTTTTTTTCCAAAGAAGAGAAAAGTATGCAGATTGAATACTTAAATGAAAATGCAGATACGGTAGCTTCTACATATGAACGAAATGCATTTTCTCTGAATGCAGTTGGGGAATTCCACATGGCGTTTCTGGTTAAAGTTGTGAAGCATTTGGGCTTGTCATTTTATGGACAATACCTGGTTGCGAAGATTGCAAATTTATTATTGTATACGATTTTGATGTTTTTTGCAATCCGTATTGCGCCAATAGGAAAAAAATTTCTTGCGGTAACTGCACTTATGCCATCTGCAATGCTTCAGTCCGTATCGATTACATATGATGTGGTTGTAATTGGATTTACAGTTTTAGGGTTCACATGTATTGTAAAAGAATTCTATGAAATACAGACAAAGTTCACATGGAAAAAATTATTTTTTATTACAATGATTTTTGTGATAGGCAGTTGCCCGAAACCAGTATATATTTTTCTGCTGGCAACACTCTTGGCACTTCCAAAGACCAAGTTTAGTTCTGGCAAGCAAAGAATTCTTATGAAGGGTATTATTGTAATCGTTTGTTTATGTATGATTATGACGATGCTTCTTCCAGCGGCGGCGGGAGCTGTAGAAGGCGATGAAAGAGGCGGTGACACGAATGTTATGGAACAGTTTGCATTAGTGCTTACTCACCCGTTTGCTTATATAAAAATATTTTTTAAGGATGTTTGGAGTAGTCTTGACGCATATTTATTTGGAAGCGAGAGTTTGGGATTTCTGGCATATGCAAATATGCACCCTTGGACTTCATTTTTGGGAGTTTTTAGTATTGGGGTTGCACTTACCGAAAAAAAGAAAGAGCTGGTTTTAAAAGGGAAAACTAAGATAATGTATAAGGTATGGTTAGGGACGTTGATATTTGTAGTAATAGGTCTTATCTGGTCATCGTTATATATTGTATTCACACCAGTTGGAGCAACGAGTATATTGGGGGTACAGGCAAGATACTACCTTCCGCTTTTATATCCTTTATGTATGGCGTTTTATTCAGAAAAAATAGAAGGAAAGTGGAATGAAAAGACATACACCATGATAATTTTGCTGGTAATGCTTTGGGTTACGCATGGAGCTTTTTATCAACAATATTTTCTGACATATTGTCAATAA
- the hemW gene encoding radical SAM family heme chaperone HemW, which translates to MKKDLGLYVHIPFCMKKCGYCDFLSWCGTVEEKEIYVQALLKEIESYREFAKGYRVSTVFFGGGTPSILEAEQTERILKKIQEIFELEKRPEITLEMNPGTVTEEKLRCYQENGVNRLSIGLQSVNNEKLKLLGRIHTYEEFLESYELARQTGFDNISVDLISSIPGQKLEEWKEELSVLAALSPEHISVYQLILEEGTPFFEKYAEHPELLPEEEESREIYLWTGKFLKEQRYEQYEISNYAKPGRESRHNLKYWERGDYLGLGLGAASMVRNIRMSNTKDMNIYLERCGQPKTMREDVQFLEEARQMEEFMFLGLRKTRGVSRKEFRRTFGQELDMVYEKALHKCLENGMLKEHKDRIYLSQEGVLLSNLVLSEFLFD; encoded by the coding sequence ATGAAAAAAGATTTGGGATTGTATGTGCATATTCCCTTCTGTATGAAAAAATGCGGATATTGCGACTTTTTGTCCTGGTGCGGCACTGTAGAAGAGAAGGAAATTTATGTACAGGCATTGTTAAAAGAAATTGAGAGTTACAGGGAGTTTGCAAAGGGTTATCGGGTTTCTACCGTGTTTTTCGGCGGTGGAACCCCTTCCATTCTGGAAGCAGAACAGACAGAGCGAATTTTAAAGAAAATTCAGGAGATTTTTGAACTGGAAAAAAGACCGGAAATCACTCTGGAAATGAATCCGGGAACAGTTACAGAAGAAAAGCTTCGCTGCTATCAGGAAAATGGGGTGAACCGTCTGAGCATAGGACTGCAGTCTGTAAACAATGAAAAGCTGAAGCTTCTGGGCAGAATCCATACTTATGAGGAATTTTTGGAAAGCTATGAACTGGCAAGACAGACAGGATTTGATAACATCAGTGTGGATTTGATTTCTTCCATACCGGGTCAGAAGCTGGAGGAATGGAAAGAAGAACTGTCCGTTCTTGCCGCGCTCTCGCCGGAGCATATTTCGGTATATCAGCTCATTCTTGAAGAGGGAACCCCTTTTTTTGAGAAATATGCAGAGCACCCGGAGCTTTTGCCGGAGGAAGAGGAAAGCCGGGAGATTTACCTCTGGACAGGGAAATTTTTGAAAGAGCAGAGATATGAGCAGTATGAGATTTCCAATTATGCGAAACCGGGCAGGGAGTCCAGACACAATCTGAAATATTGGGAAAGAGGCGACTATCTGGGGCTTGGCCTGGGGGCGGCTTCCATGGTACGAAATATCCGTATGAGCAACACAAAGGATATGAATATTTATCTGGAACGCTGCGGGCAGCCGAAAACCATGCGGGAAGACGTGCAGTTTCTGGAAGAGGCGCGTCAGATGGAAGAATTTATGTTTCTGGGACTTCGTAAGACAAGAGGGGTATCCAGAAAAGAATTTCGCCGTACTTTTGGCCAGGAGCTTGATATGGTTTATGAGAAAGCACTGCACAAATGTCTGGAAAATGGTATGTTAAAAGAGCATAAGGACAGAATTTATCTTTCACAAGAGGGTGTGCTTTTAAGCAATTTGGTTTTGTCTGAATTTTTGTTTGACTGA